In Tessaracoccus sp. MC1865, the DNA window AGCGCTGGAGAGCCACGGCTGCGACGCCTCGGCGCTGGCCGGCACGGTGACCGCCTCGTACGGTCGAGGGTTCGGCGAGATGGTTCAGGAACCGGACAGGGCCGACGTCGAACTGCGCTCCTCGTGGACCCCCCAACTCGACGGCGCACACTCCCTCACGCCCCATCTCGCGGCCTGGCAGGACCTGTTGGGGCAGGTGGCTGGGCAACCTCCCCTGCCGCCGGGCGTGGCCACCCTGCCGGTGGGCCGCAACCTATGACATATGTGAACAGCAGCCGCGAGCCCCTCAAGCCCGTCGTCGACACCCCTGAACTCTTGGCGGAGTGCCTCACGGCCCTGCGCGCCGGCAGAGGGCCGGTGGCCTTCGACACGGAGCGGGCGCACGGCCACCGGTACTGGGCGAAGGCCTATCTGCTCCAGATCCGCCGTGAAGGCTCGGGGACGTGGCTGATCGATCCGATCGCCTTCGAGAAGGACGGGGAACTGGCTGACCTCAGCTCACTCGTCGACGCGTGCGGCACCGCCACCTGGATCGTCCACGCCGCCACCCAGGACCTGCCCTGCATGCAGGAGATCAACATCATCCCGCCGCGGATCTTCGACACCGAACTCGCCGCGCGTCTCCTCGCAAAACCCGGCGCATCGCTCGGAGCCCTCCTCGAGGCCGAACTCGGGATCAAACTCCGCAAGGCGCACTCCGCAGACAACTGGTCGCGGCGACCTCTGCCCGAATCCTGGTTGATCTACGCCGCACTCGACGTGGACTACCTCCTCGAACTGTCCAAGGTGTTGGCCACCCACCTGGTGCTGGCCGGTCGCGAAGAATGGTCCGCGCAGGAGAACGACGACATGCTGGCGCGTTTCAGTACGCCGCCGAAGCCCCGTGAGGACCCCTGGCGGCGCCTCAGCGGCCTCACCACCCTCAGGACGCCGATGCAGTACGCCGTGGCCCGCGAACTGTGGCTGGCGCGGGACGAGGTGGCCAGGCGCCGCGACAGGCCGCCAGGCTGGATCCTCCATGATTCGGCCGTGTTGGCGGTCGCCGCCCTGGCCCGCGACACGGTACCGAGCGCGGCGCAGGTCCAGAACCTCCCGGGCTTCAGCTCCCAGCCGGGGCAGCGCTACGTGCGGCACTGGCTGGCCGCACTCGAACGTGTGCGGCACCTGCCGCCCGAACAGTACCCGGCCAAACACCT includes these proteins:
- a CDS encoding HRDC domain-containing protein, translating into MTYVNSSREPLKPVVDTPELLAECLTALRAGRGPVAFDTERAHGHRYWAKAYLLQIRREGSGTWLIDPIAFEKDGELADLSSLVDACGTATWIVHAATQDLPCMQEINIIPPRIFDTELAARLLAKPGASLGALLEAELGIKLRKAHSADNWSRRPLPESWLIYAALDVDYLLELSKVLATHLVLAGREEWSAQENDDMLARFSTPPKPREDPWRRLSGLTTLRTPMQYAVARELWLARDEVARRRDRPPGWILHDSAVLAVAALARDTVPSAAQVQNLPGFSSQPGQRYVRHWLAALERVRHLPPEQYPAKHLHTPGVPHPRSWDKANPEAALRWAAVRPAVDELACDLGGLQPSLIAPPAVLQEALYRHSEVTREVLLELGARPWQADFLAPAIAEALGQA